GATGTTCACATTGGAAACCTTGAAGGACGGTTCTGCCAAGAAGGCGTGCGTGGCCTTCGGGTCGTCTTCGGTCAGACGGTCGGCATGCAAGCCGTAAACGGCGTGGATGGCGAACGGACCAAATTCAAGAGCGGCTTCCAAACCGGCGTGCAGTTCGTTAGCCTTGGCTTCCTGCCAGCTCTTGTAGTGTGCGAACGGACGCAGGGACTGACCTGCATAGTCGAACTGGTAAGCGACATGAGCGTCGTAGCTCTTGCCCATGCTAGCATAGCAGTTGGGAATCGGATTGCCATTTTCGTCAACGGCATCGACGCAGACGGTGTGGATGTCATTGCTGCCACGACCAAAGCCCAAGCCGAGCTGCAGACCATAGAGGTCGAGTTCAAGACCGCGAATGTCGTGTTCCTTCATACCGGCGGCATTATCTGCGGGGTCATCGTAGTCGTAGTAGTTGAATGCGCCTTCCGCATGGGTCAGGTCACCGAACTTGAATACCGCGTTTTCGCTATGCTGGTATTGGACAAATGCTACGTTGTAATGGACACCCGGGGCTTCGTTGTCGGCATCGGCTTCGAGTTCTACGAAGGCAGACCAATTTTCGTTGAACTTGACATCAAAGTCCACGTCAACAGTTGACCAGTAGTCGTGGGTCAGTTCCTTCTTGTCGTCATTTTTCCAGTGGCCGTAAGCGTCAAATTCGGCCTGGCCGGAAATCTTGAATTCCATGGCCTTCGTCGCTGCAGGGGCTTCATCTGCCTTGGTGATGTTCAGACGGTCAACGAGAGAACCTTCGTTGCCTTCAGCCTTCTTGGCTTCTTCGGCCTTCTTTGCTTCTTCGGCCTTCTTGGCTTCTTCTGCAGCCTTTGCTTCTTCGGCCTTCTTGGCTTCTTCGGCGGCTACGGCCTGCTGGTCTGCGGCCGGTGCGGCGCTCTGTGCTGCAGGAGCGGCGGCGGGTTGAGCGGCGTCAGCCTTGGGGGCTTCGGCAGCGGGTTGTGCAGCGGGTGCGGCAGCCGGGGCTGCATTTGCAGGAGCAGCCTGGGCAAGGGCGCTGGCGGCGGCAAGGCCGAGCACGATTGCGGAAAGTTTCATGGATTTCATTATTACTCCTTTAAGCGGATTGGTTTATAATTCGTGTAAAATATAGTTAGTTCTTCCTCTTTTGGTGAAAAAAGTTTACAAAAAGCTTTTTTCAAATTCTGTTTTTGCGTATTTGTACTAAAAAAAGCGGTTTTTTGAGGGTGGAAAGGCTTTTTTTTATGTATTTTCGGGGTATGAAATTTGCTTTGCCCATTCTGGCCTTTTTTGTTGTTCAAGCCGTAGCTCTTCCGCAGACGGGAGTGTTTGTCGATAATCGTGATGGTCACAAGTATCGTACGGTAGTCATTGGCTCCAAGACCTGGATGGCTGAAAATCTAGATTACAAGACGGACGAATCGGAGTGTTACGACGGCAAAGCTGAGAACTGCAAAAAATACGGCCGTTTATATACTTTTGAGGCTGCGCGCAAGGCTTGTCCGGCTGGTTGGCATTTGCCCGAAAACGATGAATGGATCCGCTTCAAAAACTTTGTTGAAAATAGCGACGGCAAGGAGGCTGCATGGGTAAGCCTGAAATCGCGCGACAAGTGGGACGGTTCTGACCGTTACGGCTTTGATGTCATTCCTGCGGGGCGTGCAACAGATGAATTTGTCGGCCTAGGGGAGTCGGCGCATTTTTGGAGTTCAACAGATGAAGATGGCGATGCCTACGGTTGGCACCTGATGCCTCCAGGTGATTTCGCTCGTGACATAGATCCCGCAACAAATATGTATTCCGTGCGCTGCCTGAGAAATTGATGAAACTTGGTTCGTTTGTTTTATTTATTGCGGGGCTATGCCTGGTGGCGTGCTCCAATTCAGAAAAAATCGTTTCTGACGAACTAGGCGTTCCGGCGGAAATTCCACAGGATTCCATCGTGAACAATAGTTTGTCCCAGGACAGCTTGTTAAGAGATAGCCTCCTTAAAGACAGCCTTTTCAAAGATAGTTTGTATAAAGACAGTCTAATTCGTTTAGATAGTATTCGCCGAGCAGACAGTCTCGCCCAAATGGAATTGTTGCGAAAAAGCGGGTTGTCCTTGATTGCGTCAAACGGTTTGTCTATTGAATTGGGAACAAATTCAGCCGAAGCGCGAGTAAACGAACGACCCGCTATGAAGGTTTCGTTTACCTATGACTTTTATGTGTCTAGGCACGAGACCACCTGTGCTGAATTTAACGGCTTGATGAAATCAGTGACTGGACTTGCGCTGGATTGCGAAAACGACTCGTTGCCGGTGACAAATGTGACCTATTACGACGCAGTCCTTTTTGCGAACGAACGCAGTAAAAGAGAAGGCCTTGATACGGCTTATACCTATGTTTCCAAAAAGATGGATTCGGAAGGCCATTGCGTTAACTTAGAGGGGTATGCCTATCATCCGGAAATAGAATCTTTCCATTTGCCGACCGAGGCGGAATGGATGGTTGTCGCCCAAAAGAATTGGTTCTCCGAAAAATCATGGACCGCTGAAAATTCCGATTTCAAGCTGCATCCGGTTTGTTCGAAGGCCGAGGACAGTGAAATTTGCGATATGATGGGAAATGCGATGGAATGGGTCAACGACTGGTTTGGCCTGTTCCGCGATACAACCCTCCAAAATTATGCGGGTGCTCCTGATGGCGGAAAAGTTGCGCAAAGAATTGTCAAGGGCGGAAGTTTCCGTAGCAAAGCTTCTTCCACTACGTTGTATGCACGGGGGGATATATATTCGGTAACCTCTTCGACAAGAGGAGACTATCTCGGATTTCGTCTTGTGCGGGGGAGTGTTCCCGATGCATCTTGGATGGGGAGCGATGGCCGTGCGATATCTAGTCGTATTACGCTATTGGCAAATGCCTCGTCGGTGTATTCGTATTCAAAAACATATAAGGCCAAATTGGCTTTCCGCAATGATGTCTCTGGAAATATCGCCTTTGTGGATTACTCGAACGGGGCCTTGTCTGTTGTAGAAATCCTAGACACTATCGATGCCTATCATCCGGAGATTTCTCCAGATGGGAACCATGTTGCATTTTGTACAAAGTATGAGGGTGTTGAAGGTAAGTCGGAACTGTATGTGCGTGACTTAGACGAAAACGGTTCCAACCTTGTAAAGCTTGATGTCGAAAGTGCCGCAATTCCCCGATGGCGTGTACTTGAAAACGGAGATACCGTGATTGTGTATGTGACCGATGCAGGAAACAACAAGAGTGAAACGGTATTCCGAGCAACATCGACTTGGCAGGTTCCATTCTCGAACGGGCGATTCGGTGTTCCGCAGAAACTTTTTGATGGTGCTTACCATGGAGGAATCAGTTTCGATGACCATCTTGCTGTTTCGGGGGCGCGACTTTTGCGCGCTCGCGTTTCGGACCACGATACGGTATGGTACAATGGGGAGCAGGCCTGCAATGTATCGCTTTCGCAAGATGGATCGAACCGGACGATGTTCCTGGATTTTGGGAGTTCAACTGGGCGTGACTTTGTTGGGAAACGTTATGCGACGCACCAACGTTTGTTTATTGCCGATAGTACGGGGCGCTTGGTTCATTCTGTGCAAGCTCCTGCGGGTTTTTCGTTTGACCATGCGGAATGGGTGGGAAGGTTGGATCTTGCCGTGGCATCTTTAGTCAATTCGAACGGATCACACCGCAAAGTTGTGTTGGTTGATTTGGTCAACGACGAAGTTGTTGAACTGGCGGAAGGCGAGGAACTTTGGCATCCGAGCCTGTGGATTTATGAAAGTGGCTTTGAGACAAAGAATTTTGAACTTGATTTGGATAGTGCCGGAATATATTTTGACAATCCGTCGGATCCTCTGTTGTCTTATAAAATGAACATATTTTGGATCGAAGCGGACTCGATTGAGGTTGTAGCCCTGGGATCTTCTAGAATGAGTGCTGGTTTTAATTCGAATTCGATAACTTATGGCAAGTCGTTCAATATGGCAACGATTCCGTCGGATATGGATATTTTTATGTATCTGGCGGAATTTTATATCCATAAACATTGTCCTCGTCTAAAGGCCCTTGTGGTTGGAATTGATTTTGACTTGTGGTATGATTTGGAAAGCGCGACCGTGATGAAAAATATCCTTTCCTATCCTGGATACTTTTATGACTATAATCATCAGTTCTGGGTTGACGGAGGCGTGGACCAAATAAAAATGATTAGCGCCAAAATAGTCGATGAATCGACTGTTTATCAAGATATGCATCGTAACATGGGTTGGGTCTATGTGGCGGAGAGTCCCTTTGAAGAAAATCCTGAATTCTCCGGATTTATGTTTGGACGAGATTCAACCTGGAGTGACGATTCGACAACGTATCGGCGCGCCATGAACAATCTTGATTTTATCATTCGAAGCGCAGCGATTAAGGGCGTCAATGTAGTCGGAGTCATTTTTCCGCAAAGCCCTGAATATAAGAATTCAGGAGCATTTGGAAGACATGGCATGCGACGTTCCCATGCGATGAAGCTTCTTGAAGAAGTTCAGGAACTTGCCCAAAAATACGGTAACTTTTATTTGCTGGACGAAAATAAGATGGGGGACCATGATTACGCTATGAGCATGGCCTACGACTATGACCATCTGAATTATCGGGGGGCCGAAAAAATAACGGCTCGTATCGATTCGGTTCTGAATTCGATAAAATAATTATTTCTCCACCACGTTCCCGAGGATGTGGTGGATTTTTTTGATGCCGTCGAATGCCGAGGGGTTGCTGATGTAGTAGAAGATTTGTTCTACGAGCGCGTCAGTGTTGAAATCGTAAGAGGGAATGCGCAGCAGGTAGCTTTCCATGGAGTTGTCGAAGGCGATATAGGTGGGCCCGATGTTTGGCTGCGGGATTTCCATATTGTTCTCTTCGGCCATTTCCATGAAGATTCCCGCGACCTCGTCGTTCACGCAAATCCAGGGCATGTTGTTGCCGTTTGTCGCCTGGAATTCTAGCGCACGTTCGGCAAGCGTCTTGAGCTTGTCCTTTTCGAGGCTGCGCGCCATGATTTCCACAGAGAGTTTTTCGACTTTCTTGCGGGCGATTTCTTTGTAATCCCAGGGGCTTGCGAATTCGGCGTCTACGTAGGGGTGCACCACGAGTCCCGATTCTTCGAGGCCGGTCAAGCGGTCCTTGGACCAGGAGCTATTGTGGTACGGCGAAAAATAACCGACTTCGGTGACTCCGAGGCCCAGCAGATAGCGGCCAATTTCTTTGCCGGGGGTCTTGCCGAAGGTGGAGTTGAAAAATATCCAGTTGTCCTTGCGCAAAAAGCTCCTGGGTACGGCGTCGATGGGGTGTTCCCACCATACGGCTACGGGGAACTTGGCCTCGGCAAAAAATGTCAGGAGCGGCCTGAAGTTCTGCACCAAAAGTGTCGAAAGCACAGCTCCCACGGCATTTGGATGTTCCGAAAGTTTGCAGGGCTTGCCGCTGCGGTCAATGAGCTTGCCCGTGGCATCGTTGATGCCGAACAGAGTCAGCTTGTAATGGTTTTTACCCGCAGTCTTGTAAATCAGTCGCAAAAAGTCCAGTTCGCGTTCACTTTCGGCGCTGAATCCGCCCCAACTGTTGCAGCGTGTGACAAAGATGAGCTCGCTGAGGGGAGCGTCGTCTTTTTGCTGCTGTTTGCGGTAAAAGACATACTGGCGACCTTCTTTTTTCAAAATACCCAGAGTCACCTTTTCTTCTAGGAATTTGCGGAGCGTGCCTTGTGACACGTTATAGCGGGCCGAAAGTTCCTTGGAAAGCGGAAGCGGCTGCGAAGGCTTCAGGTAGCCTTGCGCAAAGTCGCGTTCGAAAGCCTTGGCGAGTTTTTCGGAGACAGTCTCATGAACGTAGGCGACTTTGGTCCGTAGGGGAGACGTGCCCCAGAAACAGCCCTTTCCTTGAATCTTGCAAATTTTTCCGGCGGATTCCAGCTCGGCAAGCGCCGCCTGCACCGTGCCCGACGAAGCTCCAAAACTCTTGATCATGGAACGCACTGACGGGAGCCTGTCGCCCTCGGCGAGGTTCATGTCGAGCAAAGCCTTGATAATCCGCTGTTTCATACCTAAATATTAATAAAAAGTCGTGAGCCACAAAGCCCCAAGCGTTAAGCTGGGGCTGTGGCGAGAGCGCGAGCCAATAGGAAGCACCGACTTATTAGCTGCTCGCGCGGTCTGTTGTAAACAAATGACCCGCACAGGGGAGGTTCCTATGCGGGCCGGGGTTGTTTGGGGTTGGATGAATTTCTAGAAATTAAAGTCGACCTGGTAGTTTGCCTTGTTATTCGGGTTCACGCGAGCGCCCTTGGCGTTGACCGTACCGCGGATTTCCTTGTTCTGGAGCTTCACGCGGGTCGGGAGGATGCTGGTCGGATCGGCAGAAGAACTCGATGACACGAACGGATTGTTTTCCTGACTGCTGGAACTCGGCGGGTTAAATTGCTCGCTGCTAGAAGACTGGGGATTTTGGCCCTGGCCGTTGAATTCTGCATCGCCTGCAGCATCCTGGGGAACCTGGCCGTTGAAGTTTTCCTGACCCTTGCGGGTGAGGGCCAAAATCAGCATGCCGTTCCTGGAATAGATGTTCTTGTCGGTGAGATCTACGCGGTTGCCTTCGAAGGTCCAATCGCCCTTGCCCCAACGGGAGCCGTCAAAATTCTCAAAGTTGTCAGACCAGTCAAGCGTAAAGTCGCTGCCGTTCGGGCCTTGGCCCGGAGTGTACTTGTAAGCCTTGACCCAGTTGATGAACTGGAAAAGCGGAAGTTTGGATTCGTCAAACTGGCCGACCCAAGCAGCACTTTCGGAAGACCAGAGGTTAAAGCGCAAGCCCTGCGTTCCCTTGAGGTCGTTTACCTGGCCGCCTTCGGTCTTGCGGACTTCGACTCCATCGACAGTCCAACGGACATAATTAGGAGTCCATTCGAGGCCGTAGGTGTGGAAAGCCTGGTCGGCAGCCGGATTCACCGCATGGTGCTTTTCGCTTGTTTTCTGTGCACCGGCCTTGCCGGTAATGATGTTAGATTGGAAACTGCTTGGGTTTTTACCCAGAACTTCGATATCGACTTCGACCCAAGGGCGTCCATCTGCAATTTCGGAACCATTCTGGTAGAGGAACATGGAGCTGACAGTACCGGAGGCTGCAGCCATCTTCATGCGGGCTTCGTACTTGCCGTACGTAAATTCATCCAGAGTATAAAGTTCTGCCCCGGAATAAGCTTTGTCTTGAGCCATGGTTGCTACCGCCGCGATTGCGAGTACGGAAAGAGTCGTTTTAAGATGCATTATGCCTCCAATTAACACATCCACATTCACCGATAATGAATTTATAAAGAAAATGCAGACGTTACAACGTTTGCAAATGTCAAAACATTACAAGTGTATCGACTGAACTATATGAAAAAGGGAGATGCCTCTCCCTGATTACAGCCCCTGCAGCGCAGGGTCTTCCATCACCCTTTCGCCTAAGGGTTCCGCCCCTAAAACCCCAGAATGCGAGAAAAAATTTGCTTAAAGATCCAGCGATTCCTGCATTCCGGATTCGGCGAGTGCTTTTGGAATGCTCTTGTGGAGCATCTCGTAGGCGGTGCGCGTGGCGGTACGGCCACGCGGCGTTCGCGCGAGGAGCCCCTTGCGGATAAGGTACGGCTCATAAACTTCTTCGAGGGTGTCCGGCTCCTCGCCGAGCGCTGCCCCGATGGTGCCCAGCCCCACGGGGCCACCGCCGAACTTGTCGATGATCATCGATAAAATCTTGCGGTCCATGTGGTCGAGGCCTTCACCGTCGATTCCAAGCATTTCAAGCGTCTTGCTTGCCGACATCAGGTCGATGACTCCTGTACCGCGAACCTGGGCCACGTCCCTGCAGCGGCGGAGCACGCGGTTGGCGATACGCGGCGTTCCACGGCAGCGCCCGCTCAAGAGTCTTGCCGCGTCTTCTTCGAGTCCGACATTCAGAATTTTCGCGCTGCGCATCAGGATGCTCTTGATGTCATCGTCGTCGTAAAGCTCCAGTCGATAATGAAGCCCGAATCGGTCTCGTAGCGGGCTAGTCAGGAGTCCGCTTCTTGTGGTCGCGCCCACCAGCGTAAAATGCTTGAGCGGCAGGTTCACGCTCCTGGCCGCCGGTCCTGAATCGAGCATGATGTCGAGCCTGAAGTCTTCCATGGCGGGGTAGAGGTATTCCTCGACCACGCGGTTCAGACGGTGGATTTCGTCGATAAACAGGATGTCGTTTTCCTGTAAACTCGTCAAAAGTCCTGCAAGGTCGCTCGCCTTTTCAAGAACAGGGCCGCTCGTGATATGGATGTTCACGCCCATTTCTTTCGCGATAATCCCGGCAAGGGTTGTCTTGCCGAGCCCCGGAGGACCGCAGAACAGGCAATGGTCCAACGAGTCGCCACGGTGCTTGGCGGCCTCGGTAGCAATCGAAAGGCTCTCTTTGATGTTCTTCTGTCCGGTAAACTCTTCGAGACTAGGCGGTCGGAGAGTGCGTTCAACATCGCTTTCGTCGCCTGTCCGGCGTTCCGGAGAAATAATGCGCTGGTCGTCCATTCTCATCCTCTGTGGATTGCTTCGCTACGCTCGCAATGACGTTTTTAAAGATACTTCAAAGCCTCAGGGATAAGGGCTGCCGCATCGGCGGAATCTCCCAAAATTTCGGCTGCTTTCATGACGGCCTTTTCTGCCGCGGGGTCCTTCACGCCGAGGGTATGCAATGCGAGAACCGCTTCCATCTTCGGTCCCGTGAGTGCGCCCATACTGGCGATTCCCGAGCCTTCCACACCGCCCAGGGCGGATAGCATGGCTCCCGCCTTTTCCTTGAGCGAAAGGACCATCTGTTCGCAAGTTTTCTTGCCGAGTCCCTTGATTTTCCCCAAGGCGCTCTTGTTGTCGCTGGCGATCATGTTCAGAAGGTCTGCCGGGGTGCTTCCGCTAAGGATTCGCTGGGCGAGCTTGGGGCCGACCCCGTTCACGTCCAGAAGCATCAGGAAAGTGTCCTTTTCTGTCTTGTCGGCAAAACCGAAGAGTGTCATGGAGTCTTCGCGCACGACGAGGTTTGTGTACAGCGTGACTTCGGCCCCCTCTTCGGGGAGTTTGCCCGCGGTGTAGGCGGAAATATTCACTCCGTAGCCTACACCGTTGACGTCGACGACCACGAAAGTGGGGGTCTTTTCAACCAAAATTCCACGAATCTGCTCAATCATGACAGGACCTTTTGCACTATTTTGATTATAAACATCTGTTCACTGCACAAATATATACTATATCTTTGGCTCTGTCAAGTTTTTTTTGATTTAGGAGTCATTTTTTATAAGTTCTTGTCACACTTTTTCGCCTTGTTCGACTTGGACAGCTCTTTAAGAGGTTGAATAATTTATATTGATGCAAAAGAAAGGAGGACGATGATGGATATTCGCAAGAGTAAAGTTGAAAAGAATCGGGAATGGTCGGTGTCTACCCAGAGGCGTCTTGCTGCCGCGTTGGGAGTCTCGGCGCTGGTTTCGCTGACAGCCTGTGATCCTGTTTCGACTAGTGGAAGCATCTCGGCTCCCGATGAAAATTCCTCCTCGTCGGAGGATGCAATTTCGTCTTCTGCGGACCAGAAAAACATATCCTCGAGCAGTATTGCTCCTGTAAGTGGAGTGTCCTCGGCTTTTGATGATTTCCCGAAAAGTTCGTCCTCGGTCAAAATTGATTCGCTGGAGGTGACCGCTGGCGAAATCGTTCCGCCGCTGGAATCATCCAGTTCTTCGGCTAGGCTTGAGCCACCCATGAGTTCCTCGGTTGAATATCCACCCTTGGCGGGGATTCTTCCGCCGGATCTTCCTCCCGTAAAAACGCTCTCGAGTTCCTCGCAGGGCCGTATCGAGTCAAGTGCTGCGACTGCGGGCTTGTCCTCTTCGTTCAGCGACGTGGTTCCGCAATCCAGTTCATCTGAGCCTGAGCCATTGGCCGGCGATCCGGTTGAAATTGCGCCTCCTCTGGCGGACGTTATTGAGAATCAGCCTGTCGAAAAATGAATCTCGTCCTCTCTTTAACGGAACGGTGCAACCTGCGTTGCACCTACTGCTATTACAAGGTAAGCCACGAGGCGCGCAGCCTGGTGATGATGGATGACGTTATGGAGGCGGCAATTCGGCTTGCTTTTGAACGAACCCTGAAGCTTGGCCAGAGGTTTCTGAATATCACTTTCTTTGGCGGCGAACCGTTACTTTGTATGGGCGCCATCCGCAAGGGCGTGGATTTTGCCAAGAATCTTGTGCGTGAACGGCTTGGCGAGAGCGAATTTCGCTTGCGCTTTGCGGTGAATACGAACGGAACTTTGCTCGATGATTCCGTTGTCGAATTCCTGGAGCGGGAAAATTTCCGCATCTATCTTTCGCTCGATGGTCACGAGGCTCATCACGATGTTTGTCGCAAGCAGGTTGGCGGGGCGGGTTCTTTCAAATTGATAGAACCGCATATTCCAGCACTCCGTAGACTTGATACGGTTGTTCTTTCAGTCGTGACCCGTGAAAATATGGGCTCGCTTTCGGATGCTGTCCGCTGGATTCAATCCCAGGGGTTCAGGAACATGACGACGGCGGTCGATTTCGACGGCAAGTGGACGGGGGAGGAATTCGATGTTCTTGCCCGTGAGTACACAAAGTTGGCTGGATTTTGGGTTGAACTTAAAAAGAATAAGGTTCCTTTTTACTTGGGAACTGTTCAGGACAAGCTAAAATTTCGATTGACGGGTGCGCGTCACCGTCTTACGAGCTGCCATGTGGCCGAAGGCATTGTCGCTTGCGCCGCGAACGGAAACCTTTTTCCTTGCACGCGTTTTATCAGCAGCAAAAAAGACGCACCCTACGTCATGGGGAATGTCTTTGACGATCCTGCTCAAATTTGGAATGGCGCGGTCGCACGGGATATTCTGGATTTCTTCAACCGCGACAAGGAAGATTGTGTAGGTTGCGCTCTGCGTTTCCGGTGCCATGCGCATGAATGTGCCTGTACGTCTTTTTATTCTACAGGTTCCATTCACGGAGTTTCGCCGGAAGTCTGTACGCACGAACAGATGCTCGCCGCCATTTGCGACGATGCTGTTTGTGACAATGCTTTTTTTGACAAGGCTCTCGGCGAAAACTAGAACAGGCTCGGGGGCGGATTGTTGTCGTCGAGGCCGGCCAGGTTGCGGTCGGCATCGGACATTTCGTTCGCTTTATACTGGTCGAGCGGGTCTTCGGGTTCCACGATCAGGTTGTAGTAGACGTTGTTCTTGAGTTCGTCCTCAATGTAGAACAGCGTGCCGCCCATGGCGGAGCCGCATCCGGCGCAGGCGCCCTGGTAGCGGATTTTCAGTCGGTTGTCGTCGGTGAGGTCCAGGATTTCTACGTCGCCACCATCGCCCTGGAGCATTCCTCGGACGGACTGGTGCAGCCAGGCTTCCACCTTTTCGATCTTCTGCACCTTGGTCAGGGCATTCCATTCGGCATCGGCTTCGGCGCGGCCTTCGGCGGTCTGCGTGCGGTACTTGATGCGTTCCATCTTTTCGCGAACCAGGATGGCGGTTGCCTTCTTTTCGGGGTACTCCGTGAGAATCTTTGCGATCAGCGTGTTCATCTGCTTGATTTCCGGAGCGGTTTCGGGGATGGCCCGCACATCGGGGGTGTCGCGGAGTTCAAGTTCGATGCTTTCGGCGGTAATGGCGCAAGCTTCGTCTACGGTTACCATCTGGATTTTCTTGCAGAATGTATCGGCAAGAGCGGTAAAGATGGGACCACCGTAGGTGAAGAATCTCGTTTCCAGAATCTTGTCGCATTCCGGGTCGATCATCAGGTAGACTTTCAGGCTTGCTTCCTTGACGTCGACGAGGGCGAGTCCCTTCTCGTCGGCTTCAATCTGGAAAATGGCGCCCCTGTACTTGGGGGCCTTCGCTAAATCCTGCAACTTTTGAGACAAATCTTCGACACTCATCGTTTAAATCCTGTTATGCTCGCACCTGGCCGTTTCCGCGCAAAATCCACTTGTAGCTGCAGAGGCTTTCGACACCCATGGGGCCGCGTGCATGCAACTTGTCGGTAGAAATACCCACTTCGGCGCCGAGGCCGTATTCGCCA
The Fibrobacter sp. UWH4 DNA segment above includes these coding regions:
- a CDS encoding radical SAM/SPASM domain-containing protein gives rise to the protein MNLVLSLTERCNLRCTYCYYKVSHEARSLVMMDDVMEAAIRLAFERTLKLGQRFLNITFFGGEPLLCMGAIRKGVDFAKNLVRERLGESEFRLRFAVNTNGTLLDDSVVEFLERENFRIYLSLDGHEAHHDVCRKQVGGAGSFKLIEPHIPALRRLDTVVLSVVTRENMGSLSDAVRWIQSQGFRNMTTAVDFDGKWTGEEFDVLAREYTKLAGFWVELKKNKVPFYLGTVQDKLKFRLTGARHRLTSCHVAEGIVACAANGNLFPCTRFISSKKDAPYVMGNVFDDPAQIWNGAVARDILDFFNRDKEDCVGCALRFRCHAHECACTSFYSTGSIHGVSPEVCTHEQMLAAICDDAVCDNAFFDKALGEN
- a CDS encoding family 16 glycosylhydrolase; the encoded protein is MHLKTTLSVLAIAAVATMAQDKAYSGAELYTLDEFTYGKYEARMKMAAASGTVSSMFLYQNGSEIADGRPWVEVDIEVLGKNPSSFQSNIITGKAGAQKTSEKHHAVNPAADQAFHTYGLEWTPNYVRWTVDGVEVRKTEGGQVNDLKGTQGLRFNLWSSESAAWVGQFDESKLPLFQFINWVKAYKYTPGQGPNGSDFTLDWSDNFENFDGSRWGKGDWTFEGNRVDLTDKNIYSRNGMLILALTRKGQENFNGQVPQDAAGDAEFNGQGQNPQSSSSEQFNPPSSSSQENNPFVSSSSSADPTSILPTRVKLQNKEIRGTVNAKGARVNPNNKANYQVDFNF
- a CDS encoding NifU family protein, with the protein product MSVEDLSQKLQDLAKAPKYRGAIFQIEADEKGLALVDVKEASLKVYLMIDPECDKILETRFFTYGGPIFTALADTFCKKIQMVTVDEACAITAESIELELRDTPDVRAIPETAPEIKQMNTLIAKILTEYPEKKATAILVREKMERIKYRTQTAEGRAEADAEWNALTKVQKIEKVEAWLHQSVRGMLQGDGGDVEILDLTDDNRLKIRYQGACAGCGSAMGGTLFYIEDELKNNVYYNLIVEPEDPLDQYKANEMSDADRNLAGLDDNNPPPSLF
- a CDS encoding fibrobacter succinogenes major paralogous domain-containing protein; its protein translation is MKFALPILAFFVVQAVALPQTGVFVDNRDGHKYRTVVIGSKTWMAENLDYKTDESECYDGKAENCKKYGRLYTFEAARKACPAGWHLPENDEWIRFKNFVENSDGKEAAWVSLKSRDKWDGSDRYGFDVIPAGRATDEFVGLGESAHFWSSTDEDGDAYGWHLMPPGDFARDIDPATNMYSVRCLRN
- the ruvA gene encoding Holliday junction branch migration protein RuvA; translated protein: MIEQIRGILVEKTPTFVVVDVNGVGYGVNISAYTAGKLPEEGAEVTLYTNLVVREDSMTLFGFADKTEKDTFLMLLDVNGVGPKLAQRILSGSTPADLLNMIASDNKSALGKIKGLGKKTCEQMVLSLKEKAGAMLSALGGVEGSGIASMGALTGPKMEAVLALHTLGVKDPAAEKAVMKAAEILGDSADAAALIPEALKYL
- the ruvB gene encoding Holliday junction branch migration DNA helicase RuvB — protein: MDDQRIISPERRTGDESDVERTLRPPSLEEFTGQKNIKESLSIATEAAKHRGDSLDHCLFCGPPGLGKTTLAGIIAKEMGVNIHITSGPVLEKASDLAGLLTSLQENDILFIDEIHRLNRVVEEYLYPAMEDFRLDIMLDSGPAARSVNLPLKHFTLVGATTRSGLLTSPLRDRFGLHYRLELYDDDDIKSILMRSAKILNVGLEEDAARLLSGRCRGTPRIANRVLRRCRDVAQVRGTGVIDLMSASKTLEMLGIDGEGLDHMDRKILSMIIDKFGGGPVGLGTIGAALGEEPDTLEEVYEPYLIRKGLLARTPRGRTATRTAYEMLHKSIPKALAESGMQESLDL
- a CDS encoding TIGR02171 family protein, producing MKLGSFVLFIAGLCLVACSNSEKIVSDELGVPAEIPQDSIVNNSLSQDSLLRDSLLKDSLFKDSLYKDSLIRLDSIRRADSLAQMELLRKSGLSLIASNGLSIELGTNSAEARVNERPAMKVSFTYDFYVSRHETTCAEFNGLMKSVTGLALDCENDSLPVTNVTYYDAVLFANERSKREGLDTAYTYVSKKMDSEGHCVNLEGYAYHPEIESFHLPTEAEWMVVAQKNWFSEKSWTAENSDFKLHPVCSKAEDSEICDMMGNAMEWVNDWFGLFRDTTLQNYAGAPDGGKVAQRIVKGGSFRSKASSTTLYARGDIYSVTSSTRGDYLGFRLVRGSVPDASWMGSDGRAISSRITLLANASSVYSYSKTYKAKLAFRNDVSGNIAFVDYSNGALSVVEILDTIDAYHPEISPDGNHVAFCTKYEGVEGKSELYVRDLDENGSNLVKLDVESAAIPRWRVLENGDTVIVYVTDAGNNKSETVFRATSTWQVPFSNGRFGVPQKLFDGAYHGGISFDDHLAVSGARLLRARVSDHDTVWYNGEQACNVSLSQDGSNRTMFLDFGSSTGRDFVGKRYATHQRLFIADSTGRLVHSVQAPAGFSFDHAEWVGRLDLAVASLVNSNGSHRKVVLVDLVNDEVVELAEGEELWHPSLWIYESGFETKNFELDLDSAGIYFDNPSDPLLSYKMNIFWIEADSIEVVALGSSRMSAGFNSNSITYGKSFNMATIPSDMDIFMYLAEFYIHKHCPRLKALVVGIDFDLWYDLESATVMKNILSYPGYFYDYNHQFWVDGGVDQIKMISAKIVDESTVYQDMHRNMGWVYVAESPFEENPEFSGFMFGRDSTWSDDSTTYRRAMNNLDFIIRSAAIKGVNVVGVIFPQSPEYKNSGAFGRHGMRRSHAMKLLEEVQELAQKYGNFYLLDENKMGDHDYAMSMAYDYDHLNYRGAEKITARIDSVLNSIK
- a CDS encoding GntR family transcriptional regulator, which gives rise to MKQRIIKALLDMNLAEGDRLPSVRSMIKSFGASSGTVQAALAELESAGKICKIQGKGCFWGTSPLRTKVAYVHETVSEKLAKAFERDFAQGYLKPSQPLPLSKELSARYNVSQGTLRKFLEEKVTLGILKKEGRQYVFYRKQQQKDDAPLSELIFVTRCNSWGGFSAESERELDFLRLIYKTAGKNHYKLTLFGINDATGKLIDRSGKPCKLSEHPNAVGAVLSTLLVQNFRPLLTFFAEAKFPVAVWWEHPIDAVPRSFLRKDNWIFFNSTFGKTPGKEIGRYLLGLGVTEVGYFSPYHNSSWSKDRLTGLEESGLVVHPYVDAEFASPWDYKEIARKKVEKLSVEIMARSLEKDKLKTLAERALEFQATNGNNMPWICVNDEVAGIFMEMAEENNMEIPQPNIGPTYIAFDNSMESYLLRIPSYDFNTDALVEQIFYYISNPSAFDGIKKIHHILGNVVEK